The following are encoded together in the Blattabacterium cuenoti BPAA genome:
- a CDS encoding cysteine desulfurase family protein, with amino-acid sequence MKRVYLDNAASTPIRNEVLKVIMNTLKYSLGNPSSVQHSYGREARSILEESRICIAKNIKASPSEIIFTSGGTEANNLVLRSSVLDLGIQHILTSQLEHTSVLQTILDLSIKYKISVDFISINKKGILDFNNMEENLKKNIYKKTLVSLMYANNEIGNLLEVDQVVFLCKKYNAYFHSDTIQGIGNLPINMEQLSCDFATASAHKFYGPKGIGFAFIRHHLLKKMKPFITGGVQEYGIRSGTENIHGIAGLSEALRLFYCNFTNHIKKIQDLKSYCILELKKIIPNIIFNGLSSHPEKSTPSILNFLYPIKPDHLFYFHLDIMGVAVSKGSSCNSKNQKKSHVIQSITDEYLLKRTMPIRISFGIFNEKKDIDLLVNILQKIRK; translated from the coding sequence ATGAAACGAGTATATTTGGATAACGCAGCTTCCACTCCTATAAGAAATGAAGTTTTGAAAGTAATAATGAACACATTAAAATACTCATTAGGAAATCCTTCTTCTGTACAGCACAGTTATGGAAGAGAAGCTCGTTCAATTTTAGAGGAATCTAGAATTTGTATCGCAAAAAATATTAAAGCATCTCCTTCTGAGATCATTTTTACTTCAGGAGGAACTGAAGCAAATAATCTCGTATTGAGATCTTCAGTATTAGATTTAGGTATCCAACATATTCTAACCTCACAGTTAGAACATACATCCGTATTACAAACAATTTTAGATCTATCTATTAAATATAAAATATCTGTAGATTTTATTTCAATTAATAAAAAAGGAATACTAGATTTCAATAATATGGAAGAAAATTTGAAAAAAAACATATATAAAAAAACACTTGTTAGTTTAATGTATGCTAATAATGAAATTGGAAATTTGTTAGAAGTGGATCAAGTCGTTTTTTTATGTAAAAAATATAATGCTTATTTTCATTCAGATACCATACAAGGTATAGGAAATCTTCCTATTAATATGGAACAATTATCCTGTGATTTTGCTACTGCCAGTGCACACAAATTTTATGGACCAAAAGGAATTGGGTTTGCTTTTATAAGACATCATCTTTTAAAAAAAATGAAACCTTTTATAACTGGTGGAGTTCAGGAATATGGAATCCGTTCAGGTACGGAAAACATACATGGAATTGCTGGATTATCAGAAGCTTTACGATTATTTTATTGTAATTTTACAAATCATATAAAAAAAATACAAGATTTAAAATCTTATTGTATTTTAGAATTAAAAAAAATAATTCCCAATATCATTTTTAATGGATTATCATCTCATCCTGAGAAAAGCACTCCCTCAATATTAAATTTTTTATATCCCATAAAACCGGATCATTTGTTTTATTTTCATTTAGATATAATGGGAGTGGCTGTCTCTAAAGGAAGTTCTTGTAATAGCAAGAATCAGAAAAAATCTCATGTAATTCAATCTATAACAGATGAATATTTATTAAAACGAACAATGCCTATTAGAATTTCTTTTGGAATTTTTAATGAAAAAAAAGATATAGATTTACTTGTGAATATTCTTCAAAAAATTAGAAAATAG
- a CDS encoding succinate dehydrogenase cytochrome b subunit — MNHCNFVQSSIGKKVVMATTGVFLMIFLLLHLSVNLFLFSGEQAFNKAVFFMRKNIFIRIMEYVLAIGFIIHILLGIKLHLENRKRKGEVDYAVNSYSTSSFSSRTMVYTGTLILCFLILHLINFMIPMKYSNDIRSISDYNIVVSLFKNPFYTLIYVFSFFILGIHLNHGFQSSFQSLGLSNEKRWAWIQRFGFLYFWFICSGFSLIAIWFFFNDN; from the coding sequence GTGAATCATTGCAATTTTGTTCAATCTTCTATTGGAAAGAAAGTGGTCATGGCGACTACAGGAGTTTTTTTAATGATTTTTTTGCTATTGCATTTGAGTGTGAATTTATTTCTTTTTTCAGGAGAACAAGCTTTTAACAAAGCTGTTTTTTTTATGAGGAAAAATATATTTATCCGAATAATGGAATATGTTCTTGCCATAGGTTTTATAATTCATATTTTATTAGGAATTAAGCTACATTTAGAAAATAGAAAAAGAAAAGGAGAAGTAGATTATGCTGTGAATTCTTATTCTACTAGTTCATTTAGTAGTCGTACAATGGTATATACAGGAACTTTAATTTTATGTTTTTTAATTTTACATCTTATCAATTTCATGATTCCCATGAAATATTCAAATGATATTCGTTCAATTTCTGATTATAATATAGTTGTTTCTTTATTCAAAAATCCTTTTTATACATTGATATATGTATTTTCGTTTTTTATTTTAGGCATTCATTTAAATCATGGATTTCAATCTTCTTTTCAATCTTTGGGTTTATCCAATGAAAAAAGATGGGCTTGGATTCAAAGATTTGGATTTTTATATTTTTGGTTCATTTGTTCTGGATTTTCTCTTATTGCTATCTGGTTTTTTTTTAATGATAACTAA
- the lpdA gene encoding dihydrolipoyl dehydrogenase, translated as MKNLYDLVVIGSGPGGYVSAIRASQLGLRTAIIEKYQELGGTCLNVGCIPSKSLLDSSKYFSLAKNNYSSHGIFFEKLFFDFKKMMDRKNEVVKNINNGVKYLMKKNKIDVYQGIGSFKTKNILFLKDIKSLKEKEEIQFQYCIISTGSKPSCFPHLNFHLENRILSSTEALHLKEIPKKLIIIGGGIIGLELGSIFNRLGSKIIIIEPMEKIISNMDDSLSHEMKKILEKSSIQIETSLSVSNIFKENHEQISVFAKKNHNGKEVKFIGDYCLLSIGRKPYTKNLGLENIKIQKNKKGFIHVNDDLQTSVKNIYAIGDVIGGKMLAHKAEEEGLYVVEHIVGQKPNNLNYNLIPSIIYTYPEVASVGRSENEIKKDKIEYNIGIFPMKILARARTSGCTDGFLKMISHKKTDEILGVHIIGDHASDMIMEASVAMEFRSSSEDIYRICHPHPTFSESFKEAALLNFENRSIHM; from the coding sequence ATGAAAAATTTATATGATCTTGTCGTTATTGGTTCTGGACCAGGAGGATATGTTTCCGCAATCAGAGCAAGTCAATTGGGACTTCGGACTGCTATTATAGAGAAGTATCAGGAATTAGGCGGAACATGTTTAAATGTAGGTTGTATTCCTTCTAAATCTCTTTTAGATTCTTCTAAATATTTTTCATTAGCTAAAAATAATTATTCTTCACATGGAATTTTTTTTGAAAAATTATTTTTTGATTTCAAAAAAATGATGGATAGAAAAAATGAGGTAGTAAAAAATATAAATAATGGAGTAAAATATCTAATGAAGAAAAATAAAATTGATGTATATCAAGGAATAGGTTCATTTAAAACCAAAAATATTCTGTTTCTAAAAGATATAAAATCCTTGAAAGAAAAAGAAGAAATACAATTTCAATATTGCATCATATCTACAGGATCTAAACCTTCATGCTTCCCCCACTTAAATTTTCATCTAGAAAATAGAATTCTTTCTTCTACAGAAGCTCTTCATTTAAAAGAGATTCCAAAAAAATTAATCATAATTGGAGGAGGAATCATTGGATTAGAATTAGGTTCTATTTTTAATAGATTAGGAAGTAAAATTATCATCATAGAACCTATGGAAAAAATCATATCAAATATGGATGATTCTTTAAGTCATGAAATGAAAAAAATATTAGAAAAATCTTCTATTCAAATAGAAACCTCTTTATCTGTTTCCAATATTTTTAAAGAAAATCATGAACAAATATCTGTTTTTGCAAAAAAAAATCATAATGGAAAAGAAGTGAAATTCATAGGAGATTATTGTCTGTTATCAATAGGAAGAAAACCATATACAAAAAATTTAGGGTTAGAAAATATAAAGATTCAAAAAAATAAAAAAGGATTTATACATGTAAATGATGATTTACAAACTTCTGTAAAGAATATTTATGCAATAGGAGATGTTATAGGAGGAAAAATGTTAGCACATAAGGCTGAAGAAGAAGGATTATATGTAGTGGAACATATAGTGGGACAAAAACCAAATAATTTAAATTATAATTTAATTCCATCAATAATTTATACTTACCCTGAAGTAGCCAGTGTTGGACGCTCAGAAAATGAAATTAAGAAAGATAAAATAGAATATAATATAGGGATTTTTCCTATGAAAATATTAGCGAGGGCTCGTACGAGTGGCTGTACTGATGGTTTTTTAAAAATGATTTCTCACAAAAAAACAGATGAAATATTAGGAGTCCATATCATTGGAGATCATGCTTCAGATATGATTATGGAAGCATCTGTCGCTATGGAATTTCGATCCTCTTCAGAGGATATATATAGAATATGTCATCCTCATCCTACTTTCAGTGAATCATTTAAAGAAGCCGCTTTATTAAACTTTGAAAATCGTTCTATACATATGTAA
- a CDS encoding 4Fe-4S binding protein, giving the protein MSIKITEKCINCGACEPECPNRAIYEGGKKWRMSDGTSLKKNKILDPTRFQEPKKKDIYFIVPEKCTECVGFYDQPQCIIICPVQCCIPDKKNYENKKKLIQKKNFLHGNL; this is encoded by the coding sequence ATGTCCATAAAAATTACAGAAAAATGCATAAATTGTGGAGCTTGTGAACCTGAATGTCCTAATCGAGCAATTTATGAAGGAGGAAAAAAATGGAGAATGTCAGATGGAACTTCTTTGAAAAAAAACAAAATACTAGATCCAACTAGATTTCAAGAACCCAAAAAAAAGGATATATATTTTATTGTTCCGGAAAAATGTACAGAATGCGTGGGTTTTTATGATCAACCTCAATGTATTATAATTTGTCCAGTTCAATGTTGTATTCCAGATAAAAAAAATTATGAAAATAAAAAGAAACTTATTCAAAAAAAGAATTTTTTACATGGAAATCTTTAG
- a CDS encoding uracil-DNA glycosylase has protein sequence MMILKEKSEINFDWISLLKDEFHKPYFIKLLKILRIEYNRFICFPKQKNVFLCLKYCSFQRLKVVILGQDPYHKDNQADGLCFSVPDGIPIPASLKNIFTEVNNCLNLKTSYYPISGSLIHWAKQGVLLLNSILTVRKGFPLSHKNIGWELFTDQIIQTISDQKKNIVFLLWGKYAQRKIPLINSFHDHYVLKTSHPSPFSAHMGFFGSKHFEKTNNFLKKIGRKTIFWNFWH, from the coding sequence ATGATGATACTAAAAGAAAAATCAGAGATTAATTTCGATTGGATTTCCTTATTAAAGGATGAATTTCATAAACCTTATTTTATAAAATTATTGAAGATTCTTAGAATTGAATATAATCGTTTTATTTGTTTTCCTAAACAAAAAAATGTATTTCTTTGTTTAAAATATTGTTCTTTTCAAAGATTAAAAGTAGTTATCCTAGGACAAGATCCTTATCATAAAGATAATCAAGCGGATGGTCTTTGTTTTTCTGTTCCTGATGGAATACCCATTCCCGCTTCATTAAAAAATATATTTACAGAAGTGAATAATTGTTTGAATTTAAAAACAAGTTATTATCCTATTAGTGGATCTTTAATTCATTGGGCAAAGCAAGGAGTGTTATTATTAAATTCAATATTAACAGTCAGAAAAGGTTTTCCTTTGTCTCATAAAAATATAGGATGGGAACTTTTTACTGATCAAATTATACAAACTATTTCCGATCAAAAAAAAAATATTGTTTTTCTTTTATGGGGAAAGTATGCTCAAAGGAAAATACCTTTAATCAATTCTTTTCATGATCATTACGTTTTAAAAACCTCACATCCATCTCCTTTTTCTGCTCATATGGGTTTTTTCGGATCTAAACATTTTGAAAAAACTAATAATTTTCTGAAAAAAATAGGAAGAAAAACCATTTTTTGGAATTTTTGGCACTAA
- a CDS encoding acyl-CoA reductase, whose protein sequence is MIKTFDKLGSFLREVKNFYSYDKYLSKHYKKFFSSFLKIIQRITIENNWFRIEDLLITFDQWGKTLKKEKLEFWMSKYSFTKKKSKKVLVIMPGNVPMVGFHDFLCVILSGHKIIIKLSEEDNLLLPFLCKIIIHENPMLKNKIKFTNNIFYEKFDYVIATGNNNTFRYFEYYFRKYPVLLRKSRTSVAVLQGRETEEELILLNKDMLTYSGRGCRNVGKIFIPHDYNVHWILKKSFISEYITKNYKYTDNYKYYLSIYTINKVSFQKNHFVLLKEEKNYHSPISVVYYEFYNNLNQLKKVILENSNEIQCIVSKNFLEKETLFGKTQYPKLENYADEIDTIQFLNG, encoded by the coding sequence ATGATTAAAACTTTTGATAAATTAGGATCTTTTTTAAGGGAAGTTAAAAATTTTTATTCATATGACAAGTATTTATCCAAACATTATAAAAAATTTTTTTCTTCTTTTCTAAAAATTATTCAAAGAATAACTATTGAAAATAATTGGTTTAGAATAGAGGATTTATTAATAACTTTTGATCAATGGGGAAAAACTCTTAAAAAGGAAAAGTTAGAATTTTGGATGAGTAAATATTCTTTCACAAAAAAAAAATCTAAAAAAGTTCTTGTTATTATGCCTGGAAATGTTCCAATGGTTGGATTTCATGATTTTTTGTGTGTGATTTTATCAGGACATAAAATCATAATTAAATTATCTGAAGAAGATAATTTATTACTTCCATTTTTATGTAAAATAATAATACATGAAAACCCCATGTTAAAAAATAAAATCAAATTTACAAATAACATTTTTTATGAAAAATTTGATTATGTAATAGCCACTGGAAATAATAATACATTCCGTTATTTTGAATATTATTTTAGAAAATATCCTGTTTTACTTAGAAAAAGTAGAACTTCTGTGGCTGTGTTACAAGGAAGGGAAACAGAAGAGGAATTAATTCTTTTAAATAAAGATATGTTAACTTATTCGGGAAGGGGATGTAGAAATGTAGGAAAAATATTTATTCCTCATGATTATAATGTTCATTGGATTTTAAAAAAATCATTTATATCCGAATATATTACAAAAAATTACAAGTATACAGATAATTATAAATATTATCTATCTATTTATACTATAAACAAAGTTTCTTTTCAAAAAAATCATTTCGTTCTTTTGAAAGAAGAAAAGAATTATCATAGTCCAATATCTGTAGTTTATTATGAATTTTATAATAATTTAAATCAGTTAAAAAAAGTAATTTTAGAAAACAGTAACGAGATACAATGTATTGTTTCTAAAAATTTCTTAGAAAAAGAAACACTTTTCGGAAAAACACAGTATCCAAAATTAGAAAACTATGCAGATGAAATCGATACAATTCAATTTTTAAATGGGTGA
- the rny gene encoding ribonuclease Y, protein MEINVGFLVLMGFLIGIITCYFFGKKTILKKYIQLLEKANFQAKKIINNAEKEGESIKKKKMIQAKEKFIELKSKHEKNVYLREKKIIDIENKTKEKKNRLSKEIEIYFKKNNRLELQIHDYEKKYKILKKKQEEFKNMHIQQVELLEKISNFSSEEAKNELIEILKEEAKAKAQTHIQNIIEESQLTAKMEAKKIVIQAIQRIGTEQAVENAVSVFNIESDDVKGRIIGREGRNIRALEKATGVEIIVDDTPEAILLSCFNPIRREIARLALHKLVIDGRIHPARIEEIVAKTERQIEEEIIEVGKKNIIDLGIHRIHPELIRMIGRMKYRSSYGQNLLQHSREVARLSGILASELGLNSKLAKRAGLLHDIGKVPENESELSHAILGMQWAEKYGENMEVCNAIGSHHDEIEMKVLLSPIIQISDSISGARPGVRRNSFESYSKRLKNLEDIALSFDGVNKAFAIQAGRELRVLVESDKINDKKAFQLSCDITEKIKNEMTYPGQIKVTVIRETRAVQIAR, encoded by the coding sequence ATGGAAATAAATGTTGGATTTTTGGTTCTAATGGGGTTTTTGATTGGAATTATTACATGTTATTTTTTTGGAAAAAAAACTATATTAAAAAAATATATTCAATTATTGGAAAAAGCTAATTTTCAAGCAAAAAAAATCATAAACAATGCAGAAAAAGAAGGAGAATCCATAAAAAAAAAGAAAATGATTCAAGCAAAAGAAAAATTTATAGAACTTAAATCTAAACATGAAAAAAACGTTTATTTGAGAGAAAAAAAAATAATTGATATAGAAAACAAAACAAAAGAAAAAAAAAATAGATTGTCTAAAGAAATAGAAATCTATTTTAAAAAAAATAATCGTTTAGAATTACAAATACATGATTACGAGAAAAAATATAAAATTCTTAAAAAAAAACAAGAAGAATTTAAAAATATGCATATTCAACAAGTAGAATTACTTGAAAAAATATCTAATTTTTCTTCTGAAGAAGCTAAAAATGAATTAATTGAAATTCTTAAAGAAGAGGCCAAAGCAAAAGCACAAACTCACATACAAAACATTATAGAAGAATCACAATTAACTGCAAAAATGGAGGCAAAAAAAATTGTTATTCAAGCGATTCAAAGAATTGGAACCGAACAAGCCGTAGAAAATGCTGTATCCGTTTTTAACATAGAATCAGATGATGTTAAAGGTCGTATAATCGGAAGAGAAGGAAGAAATATAAGAGCTCTAGAAAAAGCAACGGGAGTAGAAATTATTGTAGATGATACTCCAGAAGCCATTCTTTTATCTTGCTTTAATCCTATAAGAAGAGAAATAGCTCGATTAGCTCTTCATAAATTAGTTATAGATGGACGTATACATCCAGCTAGAATCGAAGAAATAGTAGCAAAAACAGAAAGGCAAATTGAAGAGGAAATTATAGAAGTAGGAAAAAAAAACATTATAGATTTAGGAATTCATAGAATTCATCCAGAATTAATCAGAATGATAGGAAGAATGAAATATCGTTCTTCTTATGGACAAAATCTTTTACAGCATTCTCGGGAAGTGGCTCGTTTATCAGGAATATTAGCTTCTGAATTGGGGTTAAATTCAAAATTGGCAAAACGTGCTGGATTATTACATGATATAGGAAAAGTTCCTGAAAACGAATCAGAACTTTCTCATGCTATTTTAGGAATGCAGTGGGCAGAAAAATATGGAGAGAACATGGAAGTTTGTAATGCCATCGGTTCACATCATGATGAAATAGAAATGAAAGTACTACTCTCTCCCATAATACAAATTTCAGATTCTATTAGTGGAGCTCGTCCTGGAGTAAGAAGAAATTCTTTTGAATCTTATTCAAAAAGGCTAAAGAATTTAGAGGATATAGCGTTGAGTTTTGATGGAGTTAATAAAGCTTTTGCCATACAAGCAGGAAGAGAATTACGTGTATTAGTTGAAAGTGATAAAATCAATGATAAAAAAGCTTTTCAATTATCTTGTGATATAACAGAAAAAATAAAAAACGAAATGACTTATCCTGGTCAAATTAAAGTGACAGTGATTAGAGAAACTCGAGCTGTACAAATAGCTAGATAA
- a CDS encoding deoxyhypusine synthase family protein, translating into MKDSPITSFIKKYFLHFNALTLSEAAKAYKYHIQNDGKMMVTLAGAMSTAELGKILSEMIREDQIHIISCTGANLEEDLLNLIAHSHYKKIPNYRDLTPDEEKDFLKKGYYRVTDTCIPEEQAFKKLQKHMLKIWTRAKEKSERYFPHEYIYQLLLENILKPYYDIDSENSWVLAAAKKNIPLIVPGWEDSTIGNIFASYCMKKLFHPFLVKSGIEYMIFLAKWYQKESIKHKIGFFQIGGGISGDFPICVVPMLSQDIGFHSTPFWSYFCQISDSTTSYGSYSGAIPNEKITWGKLDKDTPKFIIESDATIVAPLIFAYILNM; encoded by the coding sequence ATGAAAGACTCTCCTATAACTTCTTTTATTAAAAAATACTTCCTTCATTTTAATGCTTTAACTTTATCAGAAGCCGCTAAAGCATATAAATATCATATTCAAAATGATGGAAAAATGATGGTAACACTAGCCGGTGCAATGAGTACTGCCGAATTAGGAAAAATATTATCTGAAATGATACGAGAAGATCAAATTCATATTATTTCTTGTACGGGGGCTAATTTGGAAGAAGATCTATTGAATTTGATAGCTCATTCTCATTATAAAAAGATACCCAACTATAGAGATTTAACTCCTGATGAAGAAAAAGATTTCTTAAAAAAAGGTTATTACAGAGTAACTGATACTTGTATTCCAGAAGAACAAGCTTTTAAAAAATTACAAAAACATATGTTAAAAATATGGACAAGAGCTAAAGAAAAATCAGAACGTTATTTTCCTCATGAATACATTTATCAATTATTATTAGAAAACATTTTAAAACCCTATTACGATATAGATTCAGAAAACAGTTGGGTCTTAGCTGCAGCAAAAAAAAATATACCCCTAATAGTTCCAGGATGGGAAGATAGCACAATTGGAAATATTTTTGCCTCATATTGTATGAAAAAACTATTTCATCCTTTTCTTGTAAAGAGCGGGATAGAATATATGATATTTTTAGCAAAATGGTATCAAAAAGAATCTATAAAACACAAAATAGGTTTTTTTCAAATTGGAGGAGGTATTTCAGGAGATTTTCCTATTTGTGTGGTCCCCATGTTATCTCAAGATATAGGATTTCATTCTACTCCGTTTTGGTCTTATTTTTGTCAAATTTCTGATTCCACAACCAGTTATGGATCTTATTCTGGAGCTATTCCTAACGAAAAAATCACTTGGGGAAAACTCGATAAAGATACTCCAAAATTTATCATTGAATCAGATGCTACTATAGTTGCTCCGCTTATTTTTGCATATATATTAAATATGTAA
- a CDS encoding fumarate reductase/succinate dehydrogenase flavoprotein subunit produces the protein MKNSFKFHSEIPVTSLTHKWIDHKSTLKLVSPNNRSNIEIIVVGTGLAGGSAAASLSELGYRVKAFCYQDSPRRAHSVAAQGGINASKNYKGDNDSIYQLFYDTIKGGDYRSREANVYRLAEISSNIIDQCVAQGVPFARDYAGYLETRSFGGTKVSRTFYAKGQTGQQLLLACYSSMARQIGKGRIKMYNRHEMLDLVTVDGVAKGIIARNLISGKIEKHAAHAIVIASGGYGNIFFLSTNAMGSNASAIWKVHKKGGFFANPCYTQIHPTCIPIHGNYQSKLTLMSESLRNDGRIWVPNKLEDAVFLRNGSKKPEDISEENRDYYLERRYPSFGNLVPRDVASRAAKERCDKGFGIENNENKEGVFLDFSFSIEKYGKEKANELGIQQPSSLDKKKLGKKIMESKYGNLFHMYEKITNEDPYKTPMKIYPAVHYTMGGLWVDYNLMTSIPGCYVIGEANFSDHGSNRLGASALMQGLADGYFILPYTIADYLSKCITEKISTKHIAFQQAEKNVKDRIQKLIQNNGNMPVDFFHKKLGNIMWKYVGMSRNHIGLCKAIKNIQELRYEFWKNVFVPGYVDDGLNSELEKAGRVADFLELGELMAMDALNRKESCGSHFREEYQTKEGEALRDDVHYKYVSVWEYRKNYPISDEIMHKEDLNFTFAKVQSRSYK, from the coding sequence ATGAAAAATTCCTTTAAATTTCATTCTGAAATTCCAGTCACTTCGTTAACTCATAAATGGATCGATCATAAATCGACTTTAAAATTAGTATCTCCTAACAACAGATCTAATATAGAAATTATTGTTGTTGGAACAGGTCTTGCTGGAGGATCAGCTGCCGCTTCTTTATCAGAATTAGGATATAGAGTAAAAGCTTTTTGTTACCAAGATTCTCCAAGAAGAGCGCATTCTGTAGCTGCACAAGGTGGAATTAATGCATCTAAAAATTATAAAGGAGATAACGATTCAATTTATCAACTATTTTATGATACAATTAAAGGTGGAGATTATAGATCTAGGGAGGCTAATGTTTATCGTTTAGCAGAAATCTCTTCTAACATTATAGATCAATGTGTCGCCCAAGGTGTTCCATTTGCTCGTGATTATGCAGGATACTTGGAAACCAGATCTTTTGGAGGAACAAAAGTTTCTAGAACCTTTTATGCAAAGGGTCAAACAGGACAACAGCTTTTATTAGCATGCTATTCTTCTATGGCTAGACAAATAGGAAAAGGAAGAATAAAAATGTATAATCGTCATGAAATGTTAGATTTAGTAACGGTGGATGGGGTAGCTAAAGGAATTATTGCAAGAAATCTGATTTCCGGAAAAATAGAAAAACATGCAGCACATGCTATAGTTATAGCTTCAGGAGGGTACGGAAATATATTTTTTTTATCTACCAATGCAATGGGATCTAACGCAAGTGCTATATGGAAAGTTCATAAAAAAGGAGGATTTTTTGCTAATCCTTGTTACACTCAAATACATCCCACTTGTATTCCTATACATGGAAATTATCAATCTAAATTAACATTAATGTCTGAATCATTAAGAAATGATGGAAGAATATGGGTCCCCAATAAATTAGAAGATGCCGTTTTCTTACGAAATGGTTCTAAAAAACCTGAGGATATAAGTGAAGAAAATAGAGATTATTATCTTGAAAGACGCTATCCTTCGTTTGGAAATCTTGTTCCGAGAGATGTTGCTTCTAGAGCGGCTAAAGAACGTTGTGATAAAGGATTTGGAATAGAAAATAATGAGAACAAAGAAGGCGTATTTTTAGATTTTAGTTTTTCTATAGAAAAATATGGAAAAGAAAAAGCAAATGAACTTGGAATTCAACAACCCAGTTCATTGGATAAAAAAAAATTAGGAAAAAAAATAATGGAATCTAAATATGGAAATTTATTTCATATGTATGAAAAAATAACCAATGAAGATCCTTACAAGACTCCTATGAAAATTTATCCAGCAGTCCATTATACAATGGGAGGATTGTGGGTCGATTATAATTTAATGACATCTATTCCTGGATGTTATGTTATAGGAGAAGCTAATTTTTCTGATCATGGATCAAATCGACTTGGAGCTTCTGCATTAATGCAGGGATTAGCTGATGGTTATTTTATTCTTCCATATACCATAGCGGATTACTTATCTAAATGTATCACAGAAAAGATATCTACCAAACATATAGCTTTTCAACAAGCAGAAAAAAATGTAAAAGATAGAATTCAAAAACTTATTCAAAATAATGGAAATATGCCTGTTGATTTTTTTCATAAAAAACTTGGAAATATTATGTGGAAATATGTAGGAATGAGTAGAAACCATATAGGTTTATGTAAAGCTATAAAAAATATACAAGAACTTCGATATGAATTTTGGAAAAATGTTTTCGTTCCCGGATATGTTGATGATGGATTAAACTCTGAATTAGAAAAAGCTGGACGTGTTGCAGATTTTTTAGAATTAGGAGAATTAATGGCTATGGATGCTTTAAATAGAAAAGAATCTTGTGGAAGTCATTTTCGTGAAGAATACCAAACAAAAGAAGGAGAAGCTCTTCGTGATGATGTTCATTATAAATATGTTTCTGTATGGGAATACAGAAAAAATTATCCTATAAGTGATGAAATTATGCATAAAGAAGATTTAAATTTTACTTTTGCAAAAGTTCAGTCACGTTCTTATAAATAA